From a region of the Fischerella sp. JS2 genome:
- a CDS encoding MarR family transcriptional regulator, whose product MSSKPMQETIGYQMVLVSRAHRHLVSTALAELGLYLGQEILLMYLWEEDGLTQSELVERMEVEPPTLTKMLNRMERCGLLKRCQCPEDGRSYEVYLTEAGQALQQPVTQLWHEIEKRIVANLTLEERLLLRRLLMQIRSNLT is encoded by the coding sequence ATGTCTTCTAAACCGATGCAAGAAACCATTGGCTATCAGATGGTTTTGGTTTCTAGGGCACATCGTCATCTAGTAAGTACAGCTCTTGCTGAACTAGGACTTTACCTTGGACAAGAAATTTTGTTGATGTATCTCTGGGAGGAAGACGGATTAACTCAATCTGAGTTAGTAGAACGTATGGAAGTAGAACCGCCGACCTTAACAAAAATGCTGAACCGCATGGAAAGATGCGGTTTACTCAAGCGTTGCCAATGTCCCGAGGATGGTCGTTCTTATGAAGTTTATTTAACCGAGGCAGGACAAGCATTGCAACAACCAGTCACTCAACTTTGGCACGAAATTGAAAAACGGATAGTGGCTAATTTGACTCTTGAAGAACGACTCTTGCTTCGACGATTGCTGATGCAGATCCGCAGTAATTTAACTTGA
- a CDS encoding Crp/Fnr family transcriptional regulator, whose product MNLQSPESLPPELRHVITYRELEPKESLFQQGDEAKAFYIVETGRLKLVRYTSDGKEVTFPIARSKEMIAEIALFSDTYPYAVVAEVTSRVIIYPKQPILSALRNNSELAEDFMAMLVQKIHDLKVRLELRDIRAAHERVLRYLQYMAQLDEQTTINFDRPLKDIAVDLGLTPETLSRALTRLEREGIITRTRLQIKLQNLSAA is encoded by the coding sequence ATGAATTTGCAATCACCAGAGAGTTTACCACCAGAACTACGGCATGTGATTACATATCGTGAGCTTGAACCAAAAGAGAGCCTTTTTCAACAGGGGGATGAGGCAAAAGCCTTTTATATTGTGGAAACAGGACGACTGAAACTAGTGCGATATACCAGTGATGGTAAAGAAGTAACATTTCCAATTGCTAGATCCAAAGAGATGATCGCTGAGATTGCGTTGTTTTCAGATACTTATCCTTATGCTGTTGTAGCAGAAGTAACTTCGCGAGTAATTATTTACCCGAAGCAGCCTATTTTATCCGCGCTGCGTAACAATTCTGAGCTAGCCGAGGATTTTATGGCAATGTTAGTACAGAAAATTCATGATTTGAAGGTTCGCTTAGAGTTGCGTGATATCCGTGCGGCGCATGAACGAGTGTTGCGATACTTGCAATATATGGCACAATTAGACGAACAGACAACTATTAATTTTGATCGCCCGCTCAAAGATATTGCTGTCGATTTAGGCTTGACACCTGAAACTCTTTCTCGTGCTTTAACTCGTTTAGAAAGAGAAGGCATAATTACACGTACAAGGCTACAAATTAAAC